A stretch of the Candidatus Acidiferrales bacterium genome encodes the following:
- a CDS encoding nuclear transport factor 2 family protein gives MKKLIQVLTAVTLAATSLASGPSAEQNVSVEEEIKQLDRAESEAVLRSDLTILDKLWADDFTVNAPNNQVVKGKKEVVELVRSGVIKYSSFVREIESVLPQGDTVIVMGLETVQPVGNAPGAGQTLRRRYTNIWMKKKGQWRLTARHANIVCQR, from the coding sequence ATGAAGAAATTGATCCAAGTCCTAACGGCCGTTACCCTCGCCGCAACCAGTTTGGCATCAGGCCCAAGCGCCGAACAGAATGTTTCGGTTGAGGAGGAAATCAAACAGCTGGACCGTGCGGAAAGTGAAGCCGTGCTGCGGAGTGATCTGACGATATTAGACAAACTTTGGGCAGATGATTTCACCGTCAACGCTCCCAACAATCAGGTGGTCAAAGGGAAGAAAGAAGTGGTAGAGCTCGTCCGCTCTGGCGTAATCAAGTATTCTTCCTTCGTGCGCGAGATTGAGTCTGTGCTCCCTCAGGGAGACACTGTCATCGTGATGGGATTGGAAACCGTTCAGCCAGTCGGCAATGCTCCCGGAGCGGGACAAACGTTACGCCGCCGCTATACCAACATTTGGATGAAGAAAAAAGGTCAGTGGCGGTTGACGGCACGGCACGCCAATATTGTTTGTCAAAGGTAA
- a CDS encoding histidine kinase: MAVESFAFVPPSGSTSELERLVQSSRLLYALLLWIAFLATGVTFGGVGTWVWLPLAFLLVSVAGLVVVRRTVLGWAFHVADLVFLVAFLVAFPSLVGFLFLFAFLSMVAGLRWGFPRGLPFAPIMAVTGTALLAMPSGLSAVTAQSPRWWLMGACAAGVGCGLTYLGGEQRRRDEQRSVVSEVTDMIRVEQGFGESLRQVLGVIGRIFDVERCLLAFYDLDADRLYLWNFHEDSPERIRLEQRLSDQRPWFFLDRLETNLYWNRLGQIPAEGAGWREGKKVELSQVPVPAADFVEHFGVRSALAVSFTFGSVPAGRLLLVNRHGEFAAEHLRLLDLILRKVGPTLENLFLLRHLRARTVENERARIARDLHDGVLQTLVSVEMQLDVYKRLAARNPEKLRRDLSHLQELVHKETLDLRQFVSDLKPIHVESEDFMDLVRDMAERYARETGIAVDVLGEPPARELPVQICRELFQIVREGLNNIKKHSGASHVVVKLREEENRISLVVDDNGRGFSFAGRLSSEELDQLRLGPISIKERTRTIGGRLMIESTPGHGARLTVDVPVN, translated from the coding sequence ATGGCAGTTGAATCGTTTGCATTTGTTCCCCCGAGCGGCTCGACCTCCGAACTGGAGCGACTGGTTCAGTCGTCGCGGCTGTTGTATGCGCTGCTGCTCTGGATCGCATTTCTGGCCACCGGGGTGACGTTCGGCGGCGTGGGCACCTGGGTTTGGCTGCCGCTGGCATTTTTGCTGGTGAGCGTGGCCGGGCTGGTAGTGGTGCGGCGCACGGTCTTGGGATGGGCTTTTCATGTTGCGGACCTGGTTTTCCTGGTGGCGTTCCTGGTTGCCTTTCCGTCGCTGGTTGGGTTTTTGTTTTTGTTTGCATTTTTGAGCATGGTGGCGGGCCTGCGGTGGGGATTCCCGCGGGGACTGCCCTTTGCTCCGATCATGGCGGTGACGGGAACGGCTTTGCTGGCTATGCCGAGCGGACTCAGCGCGGTGACTGCTCAATCGCCCCGATGGTGGTTGATGGGGGCATGCGCGGCCGGGGTGGGTTGCGGGTTGACCTACCTCGGTGGCGAGCAACGCCGGCGCGACGAGCAGCGCAGCGTGGTGAGCGAGGTTACTGACATGATCCGGGTGGAGCAGGGCTTTGGCGAATCGCTGCGCCAGGTCCTGGGAGTGATCGGGCGCATTTTCGATGTCGAGCGCTGCCTGCTCGCCTTTTATGACCTGGACGCGGACCGGCTTTACCTCTGGAACTTTCACGAGGATTCGCCCGAGCGCATTCGGCTGGAGCAACGTCTTTCCGATCAGCGCCCGTGGTTCTTTCTGGACCGGCTGGAAACGAATTTATACTGGAACCGCCTTGGCCAGATTCCGGCGGAAGGCGCGGGTTGGAGGGAAGGGAAGAAGGTGGAGCTGAGCCAGGTCCCTGTGCCGGCGGCGGATTTTGTGGAGCATTTTGGCGTGCGCTCGGCTCTGGCTGTCTCCTTCACGTTTGGCAGCGTGCCGGCAGGCAGGCTCCTGCTGGTCAATCGCCACGGGGAGTTCGCCGCCGAGCACCTGCGGCTTCTGGACCTGATTCTGAGGAAGGTGGGCCCGACGCTGGAGAACCTTTTCTTGCTTCGCCATTTGCGAGCGCGGACGGTGGAGAACGAACGAGCGCGGATTGCCCGCGACCTCCACGATGGCGTGCTTCAGACGCTGGTGAGCGTGGAGATGCAGCTCGACGTTTACAAGCGGCTGGCGGCGCGGAACCCGGAGAAGCTCCGCCGGGACCTGAGCCATTTGCAGGAGCTGGTTCACAAGGAGACGCTCGATCTGCGCCAGTTTGTGAGCGATTTGAAGCCCATCCACGTGGAGAGCGAAGACTTCATGGACCTGGTGCGCGACATGGCTGAGCGGTACGCGCGCGAGACCGGCATTGCGGTGGACGTGCTGGGCGAACCGCCGGCGCGCGAGCTGCCGGTGCAGATCTGCCGGGAACTTTTCCAGATTGTCCGCGAGGGGTTGAACAACATCAAGAAACACTCAGGAGCAAGTCACGTTGTAGTCAAATTGCGCGAAGAGGAAAACCGGATCTCGCTCGTGGTGGACGACAATGGCCGAGGCTTCAGTTTTGCGGGTCGTCTTTCGAGCGAGGAACTGGATCAGCTTCGCCTCGGTCCCATTTCGATAAAGGAGAGAACACGCACTATCGGCGGCCGCCTGATGATAGAATCCACGCCGGGTCACGGCGCGCGGCTGACGGTGGACGTGCCGGTGAACTAA
- a CDS encoding response regulator transcription factor, which produces MAKSKQAIRVAIADDHPIFRDGLRKLLEAEEDMVVAGEASNGAEAVQMIPKVKPDVLLLDLRMPDKDGLTVLEEVNFDSLTTKVIVLTASEEERDIVRAMRLGARGVVLKQTATDMLIKSIRKVHQGEIWLDKRMMAEVMRAFTKSSEQGVKRDKPLLSDREKEIVQHVAQGFRNREIGEKLFISEQTVKNHLHNIFDKLGVSDRLELALYAIHHRLIEPGT; this is translated from the coding sequence ATGGCCAAATCGAAGCAAGCCATTCGCGTCGCGATTGCCGACGATCATCCTATTTTCCGCGACGGGTTAAGGAAGCTCCTCGAAGCCGAAGAGGACATGGTGGTGGCGGGCGAAGCGAGCAACGGCGCGGAAGCCGTGCAAATGATCCCGAAGGTCAAGCCGGACGTTTTGCTGCTCGACCTGCGCATGCCGGACAAGGACGGCCTGACGGTGCTGGAGGAGGTCAACTTCGATTCGCTGACGACCAAGGTGATCGTCCTGACCGCTTCCGAAGAAGAGCGCGACATCGTCCGCGCCATGCGGCTGGGCGCTCGCGGCGTGGTCCTCAAGCAGACCGCCACCGATATGCTCATCAAGTCCATCCGTAAAGTCCACCAGGGCGAAATCTGGCTCGACAAGCGCATGATGGCTGAGGTCATGCGCGCCTTTACCAAGTCCTCCGAGCAGGGCGTGAAACGCGACAAGCCTTTGCTCAGCGACCGCGAGAAAGAGATTGTGCAGCATGTCGCTCAGGGCTTCCGCAACCGCGAGATTGGCGAAAAGCTCTTCATCAGCGAGCAGACGGTGAAAAACCATCTGCACAATATCTTTGACAAACTCGGCGTCTCTGACCGGCTTGAGCTGGCCCTTTACGCCATCCACCACCGGTTGATTGAACCGGGCACCTGA